From Dehalococcoidia bacterium, a single genomic window includes:
- a CDS encoding TIGR00269 family protein: MKCQKCGQKAAVDLRRHNTAFCGPHYLEFFERQVQRTIERWKMFTPADRILVAVSGGKDSLTLWEVLLRLGYRPTGLHIHLGIGEYSDASRAKAQAFAESRGLPLLIVNLAETYGLGVPQLAKALRRVACSGCGLSKRYITNRVALEHGFTVVATGHNLDDEAATLLGNLLHWQMDALARQSPVLEADHPRLVKRVKPLFLMTEKETVSYALLRRIDYIPDECPYAEGARSLLYKDALNQIELHSPGSKHHLVAGFLERLHPLLAKMDTQSVGECQRCGQPTTSAVCAFCRMWDQALQRIPVARPEGTPTPIT; this comes from the coding sequence GTGAAGTGTCAGAAGTGTGGGCAAAAGGCGGCGGTGGACCTGCGCCGCCACAACACCGCATTCTGTGGCCCCCATTACCTGGAGTTCTTTGAGCGCCAGGTCCAGCGCACCATTGAGCGCTGGAAGATGTTCACCCCTGCCGACCGCATCCTGGTGGCCGTCTCAGGGGGCAAGGACAGCCTTACCCTGTGGGAGGTGCTCCTGCGCCTGGGCTATCGCCCCACCGGGCTGCACATCCACCTGGGCATCGGGGAGTATTCCGACGCCTCCCGCGCCAAGGCCCAGGCCTTCGCCGAAAGCCGCGGCCTGCCCTTGCTCATCGTCAACCTGGCCGAAACCTATGGCCTCGGCGTCCCCCAACTGGCCAAGGCCCTGCGGCGCGTCGCCTGCTCCGGGTGCGGCCTCAGCAAGCGCTACATTACCAACCGCGTCGCCCTGGAACACGGCTTCACTGTGGTGGCCACAGGCCACAACCTGGACGACGAGGCGGCCACCCTGCTGGGCAACCTGCTCCACTGGCAGATGGACGCCCTAGCCCGCCAAAGCCCCGTCCTGGAGGCCGACCACCCCCGCCTGGTGAAGCGGGTCAAACCCCTGTTCCTGATGACCGAGAAAGAGACGGTCAGCTACGCCCTCCTGCGGCGCATTGACTATATTCCTGACGAGTGCCCCTATGCGGAGGGGGCACGCTCCCTACTGTACAAGGACGCCCTCAATCAGATAGAACTCCACTCCCCCGGATCTAAGCATCACCTGGTGGCGGGCTTCTTGGAGCGCCTGCACCCCCTCCTGGCCAAGATGGACACCCAGTCCGTGGGGGAGTGCCAGCGGTGTGGCCAGCCCACCACCAGCGCCGTCTGCGCCTTCTGTCGCATGTGGGACCAGGCCCTGCAGCGCATCCCTGTGGCCCGCCCTGAGGGCACCCCCACCCCTATCACCTAG
- a CDS encoding MoaD/ThiS family protein produces MKVIIRNPRRRELEVHGRRRVVDLLKELGLNPESHVVIRGEDLLTSDEWLQDTDTVEIVSAISGGQQ; encoded by the coding sequence ATGAAAGTCATCATCCGCAACCCCCGCCGGCGCGAACTGGAGGTGCACGGCCGCCGGCGCGTCGTGGACCTCCTCAAGGAACTGGGCCTCAACCCCGAATCCCATGTGGTCATTCGGGGGGAGGACCTCCTCACCTCCGACGAGTGGCTCCAGGACACCGACACCGTGGAAATTGTCTCCGCCATCTCGGGGGGCCAGCAGTGA
- a CDS encoding MFS transporter yields MHTTDTAGTASAPARWGRTLAIAAVVQGITVMGFSFVFPFLPLFIQDLGIADPRRAALWSGIAAGVAGIVMFLSAPIWGALSDRFGRKKNVLRGLYGGALVMVLTGVVANVYHLVAVRVLMGLLTGAVPAMMGLVASLAPRPRLGTAMGVLQAMMNLGNTVGPLLGAALVHGVGYRGAFFVAGGVLALMGVVVTFGIDERFTPPRQEDQQGVVQNIRSLLTLPGIGVVLILLFLVQFVPNVMFPVLPLFLGALAPEAKASLAGSAFALLGILGALGAYLSGVVGARVGVLRLLVGAPAVSVLGFIGLLVAQEAWHALAAIVVLGICQGIVAAQTSALLGQVVPRERMGTAYGLLQSANSLGFGLGPLVGGLVAGGLGLRPVFAVNALLALLFALVVRWKAARVVG; encoded by the coding sequence GTGCACACAACCGACACGGCGGGCACAGCATCTGCGCCCGCCCGCTGGGGTCGCACCCTGGCCATCGCCGCCGTGGTGCAAGGCATCACGGTCATGGGCTTCAGTTTCGTCTTCCCCTTCCTGCCCCTCTTCATCCAGGACCTGGGCATCGCCGACCCCCGCCGTGCAGCCCTTTGGTCGGGCATTGCAGCGGGTGTTGCCGGCATTGTCATGTTCCTCTCTGCGCCCATTTGGGGCGCCCTCAGCGACCGCTTCGGGCGCAAAAAGAACGTCCTCCGGGGCTTATATGGAGGGGCGCTGGTGATGGTGCTCACCGGCGTCGTGGCCAATGTCTACCACCTGGTGGCGGTGCGGGTGCTCATGGGCCTGTTGACGGGGGCCGTCCCCGCCATGATGGGCCTGGTAGCCTCTTTGGCTCCACGCCCCCGCCTGGGGACGGCTATGGGTGTCCTGCAGGCCATGATGAACCTGGGCAACACCGTTGGCCCTCTGCTGGGGGCTGCCCTGGTGCACGGGGTAGGATATCGGGGCGCCTTTTTTGTGGCCGGAGGCGTGCTGGCCCTGATGGGCGTGGTGGTTACCTTCGGTATTGATGAGCGCTTCACCCCTCCCCGTCAAGAGGACCAGCAAGGCGTGGTCCAGAACATCCGCTCCTTACTCACCCTGCCCGGCATCGGGGTTGTGCTCATTCTTCTGTTCCTGGTGCAGTTCGTGCCCAATGTCATGTTCCCCGTGTTGCCCCTCTTTTTGGGAGCCCTAGCCCCAGAGGCCAAAGCCTCCCTGGCGGGGAGCGCCTTCGCTTTGCTGGGCATCTTGGGGGCCTTGGGAGCATACCTGTCGGGGGTCGTGGGAGCGCGGGTGGGGGTGCTCCGCCTGCTGGTGGGGGCACCCGCCGTCTCGGTGCTGGGGTTTATCGGCCTGCTGGTAGCCCAGGAGGCGTGGCACGCCCTGGCCGCCATCGTCGTGCTCGGGATTTGCCAAGGCATTGTCGCCGCCCAGACCTCTGCCCTTTTGGGGCAGGTAGTCCCCCGTGAACGCATGGGCACGGCTTACGGCCTCCTGCAGAGCGCCAACTCCCTGGGGTTCGGGTTGGGGCCGTTGGTGGGGGGACTGGTGGCAGGGGGATTGGGCCTGCGCCCCGTGTTCGCCGTGAACGCCCTGCTGGCCCTCCTGTTCGCCCTGGTGGTGCGCTGGAAGGCGGCCCGCGTGGTAGGCTAG
- a CDS encoding MFS transporter: MGPFPSSASGSGRQGSIRLPFAALRHRDYRLFWLGLLASVLGYQMAQLGMAWLAYELTGRPRTLALLGLATAGPAILLNLVGGTVADRWDRRRLIVLTQSAMLLLMGVLAVLTLTGRLAVWHLLTLAAGVSAVFAFDGPARQALYPRLLPRTDLTSGVALNASVWQGMRVVGPALGGVLIARAHPGWLFAGAGLGALLMGLAVLLIRPLPPEKGVRQSAWREITEGVRFVRGNSLFAFLIGMAFCNSLFGLSYFFLLPVFARDVLGVGAEGLGYLSAVGGVGSLLATLGSGALGNIPARGKVLIGGAVAFGLLLIAFAVSPWYPLSLVLLFLAGVAGAVYMVLTLSTLQERVPDRLRGRVMGIFSMTWSMIPLGAVQSGLLADWVSAPFAVALGGVLTVVFALVPAVVSPTLWHLRPLGAEPAPMPASAKR; encoded by the coding sequence ATGGGCCCATTCCCTTCATCGGCGTCCGGCAGTGGCCGCCAGGGGAGTATCCGCCTGCCCTTTGCTGCCCTACGGCATCGGGACTATCGGTTATTCTGGCTGGGCCTGCTGGCCTCGGTGCTGGGCTACCAGATGGCCCAGTTGGGGATGGCGTGGCTGGCCTATGAGTTGACGGGGCGTCCCCGCACCTTGGCCTTGCTGGGGCTGGCCACGGCCGGGCCGGCCATCCTGCTTAACTTGGTGGGGGGAACGGTAGCCGACCGCTGGGATCGGCGCCGGCTCATTGTGCTCACCCAAAGCGCCATGCTCCTCCTGATGGGGGTGTTGGCGGTGCTGACGCTGACGGGGCGGTTGGCGGTGTGGCATTTGCTCACACTGGCGGCGGGTGTGAGCGCCGTGTTTGCCTTTGATGGGCCGGCGCGCCAGGCCTTGTATCCGCGCTTGTTGCCGCGAACGGATTTGACTAGTGGGGTGGCCTTGAATGCGTCGGTGTGGCAGGGGATGCGGGTGGTGGGGCCGGCTCTGGGTGGGGTGCTCATTGCGCGGGCGCATCCGGGGTGGTTGTTTGCGGGGGCAGGTCTGGGGGCGTTGCTCATGGGGTTGGCGGTGCTCCTAATCCGGCCCTTGCCCCCCGAGAAGGGCGTGCGCCAAAGCGCGTGGAGGGAGATTACCGAGGGGGTGCGGTTTGTGCGGGGCAACTCCCTTTTTGCCTTCCTGATTGGCATGGCCTTCTGCAATAGCTTGTTCGGGTTGTCGTATTTCTTCCTGTTGCCGGTGTTTGCCCGGGATGTGCTGGGTGTGGGTGCAGAGGGGTTGGGGTATCTATCGGCGGTTGGGGGTGTGGGGTCGCTGCTGGCGACGCTGGGGTCGGGGGCGTTGGGGAACATCCCGGCGCGGGGGAAGGTGCTCATTGGGGGGGCGGTAGCCTTCGGTCTGTTGCTCATCGCCTTCGCCGTGTCGCCCTGGTATCCCCTGTCGTTGGTGCTGTTGTTTTTGGCGGGGGTGGCGGGGGCGGTGTATATGGTGCTCACCCTGAGCACTTTGCAGGAGCGGGTGCCGGACCGGTTGCGGGGGCGGGTGATGGGCATCTTCAGCATGACCTGGAGCATGATTCCTTTGGGGGCGGTGCAGAGCGGTTTGCTGGCCGATTGGGTGAGCGCACCCTTTGCGGTGGCTCTGGGGGGTGTGCTGACGGTGGTCTTTGCGTTGGTGCCGGCGGTGGTAAGCCCCACTCTGTGGCACCTGCGCCCTTTGGGTGCCGAGCCTGCGCCTATGCCTGCCTCGGCGAAGCGATGA
- a CDS encoding flippase-like domain-containing protein: MTTGHPSGLRAWARSAYEGVLLWQRRHPRVVVGVFVVVGVVLGVWLGWEAVQGVSWRATLAALGGFSALHGIGAVACFLANNFLRSTAWYILFPQRAPPVWRLFLVENTGIGVNNLLPMRWFSEAVQFAILRVRDQVPEGIALATLGMTRVLDFQANFLLLAVSMPLVPGVREHVAMGPVLGVAFFLAAGSTLGLHGLGWAYRRFPRFRRLPVVAGVGEAVLALEERPRRLVVALVLTLGQWTALGGAAWFLAQGVDIDISLAGAVALVILVTFSATTIPGLLGGLGVFEFASVGLLVTFFGVEKSVALSCGLLMHALWWLPPVLIALVMLPLEGWGALQMVRRGPLPGTHNAPP, from the coding sequence ATGACGACCGGGCATCCCTCCGGCCTGCGGGCGTGGGCCCGTTCTGCCTATGAGGGGGTTCTTCTGTGGCAGAGGCGGCATCCCCGGGTGGTGGTGGGGGTGTTTGTGGTGGTGGGGGTGGTGCTGGGGGTGTGGCTGGGATGGGAGGCGGTGCAGGGGGTCTCCTGGCGGGCGACGCTGGCGGCGTTGGGAGGGTTCTCGGCCCTGCATGGGATAGGGGCGGTGGCGTGTTTCCTGGCCAATAACTTCCTGCGCTCCACGGCGTGGTACATCCTGTTTCCCCAGCGTGCGCCCCCGGTGTGGAGGCTGTTTTTGGTGGAGAACACGGGGATTGGGGTGAACAATCTGTTGCCTATGCGCTGGTTCAGTGAGGCGGTGCAGTTCGCCATTTTGCGGGTGCGGGACCAGGTGCCGGAGGGGATAGCCTTGGCCACTTTGGGGATGACGCGCGTCTTGGACTTTCAGGCGAACTTCCTTTTGTTGGCGGTGAGCATGCCGTTGGTGCCGGGGGTGCGGGAACATGTGGCGATGGGGCCTGTGCTGGGGGTGGCTTTCTTTCTGGCGGCGGGGAGCACTCTGGGGCTGCACGGGCTGGGGTGGGCCTATCGGCGGTTCCCGCGCTTCCGCCGGCTGCCGGTGGTGGCTGGGGTGGGGGAGGCGGTGCTGGCTCTGGAGGAGCGCCCGCGCCGGCTGGTGGTTGCCCTGGTGTTGACCCTGGGCCAGTGGACGGCTTTGGGTGGGGCGGCGTGGTTTTTAGCGCAGGGGGTCGACATTGATATCTCCCTGGCAGGGGCGGTGGCGCTGGTCATTCTGGTAACCTTTTCGGCCACCACCATCCCGGGGCTGTTGGGGGGGCTGGGGGTGTTTGAGTTCGCCAGTGTGGGGCTGCTGGTAACCTTTTTCGGGGTGGAGAAGAGCGTGGCCCTCTCCTGCGGACTGCTGATGCACGCCCTGTGGTGGCTCCCCCCGGTGCTCATTGCGTTGGTGATGCTTCCGTTGGAGGGGTGGGGAGCCCTGCAGATGGTGCGCCGGGGGCCACTGCCCGGGACCCACAATGCCCCACCCTAA
- a CDS encoding cobalamin-binding protein, with product MRIVSLLPSATEIAFALGLGDQVVAVSHECDYPPEVRGRPVAVRCVFDPSGMTAAEIDATVRSLVLKGRPIYQVEWGVLEAVHPDLVLTQGLCEVCAVPEREVLKGLERLYPRPRILSLDPHGLEDVLQDILRVGEATGTLARASMVVANLRRRIQRVAEATRAVATRPRVVCLEWLDPLFVGGHWVPEMVALAGGVDVLGKVGRPSFTVSWEQVVAAQPEVLVLMPCGYSASQAAEQVHLLAQRPGWGELPAVQAGRVFATNAHAYYSRSGPRLVDGLEMLAEMLHPQVFQGFLGPERAFAVPLPALVK from the coding sequence ATGCGCATCGTTTCGCTTCTGCCCAGCGCCACGGAGATCGCCTTTGCCCTGGGTCTGGGCGACCAGGTGGTGGCGGTGAGCCACGAATGCGATTATCCCCCCGAGGTGCGGGGGAGACCGGTAGCCGTGCGGTGTGTGTTTGACCCCTCGGGGATGACGGCTGCTGAGATAGACGCCACGGTGCGCTCGCTGGTGCTGAAGGGGCGGCCGATTTATCAGGTGGAGTGGGGTGTGTTGGAGGCGGTGCATCCTGACCTGGTGCTCACCCAGGGGTTGTGCGAGGTGTGCGCGGTGCCCGAGCGGGAGGTGCTGAAGGGGTTGGAGCGCCTGTATCCCCGGCCACGCATCCTGTCGCTGGATCCCCACGGGTTGGAGGATGTGCTGCAGGACATTCTGCGGGTGGGGGAGGCGACGGGCACCCTCGCCCGCGCCTCTATGGTGGTAGCGAATCTCCGCCGGCGCATCCAGCGGGTGGCGGAGGCGACGCGGGCGGTGGCCACGCGCCCGCGGGTGGTGTGCTTGGAGTGGCTGGATCCTCTGTTTGTAGGGGGGCATTGGGTGCCGGAGATGGTGGCCCTGGCGGGGGGTGTGGACGTGCTGGGGAAGGTGGGGCGTCCGTCCTTTACTGTGTCCTGGGAGCAGGTGGTGGCGGCACAGCCCGAGGTGCTGGTGCTGATGCCGTGTGGATACAGCGCCTCCCAGGCCGCGGAGCAGGTGCACCTGTTGGCGCAGCGGCCGGGATGGGGGGAGTTGCCAGCGGTGCAGGCGGGGCGGGTGTTCGCCACCAACGCCCACGCCTACTATAGCCGTTCGGGGCCGCGCCTGGTGGACGGGTTGGAGATGCTGGCGGAGATGCTTCACCCCCAGGTGTTTCAGGGCTTTCTGGGGCCCGAGCGGGCGTTTGCGGTGCCCCTGCCTGCTCTGGTAAAGTAA
- a CDS encoding phage major capsid protein: MALTLAEASKLSNDVLLRGVIETIVQESPVLQMLPFIEVVGNGLTYVQENTLPSAHFYDVGDTWAESTPTFTQVTATLRILGGDADIDNFLRTTRSNIQDLEAAVVHLKAKALRMQFEDAFVNGDTATNPKAFDGLDKLTPASQTVSMGANGGSLTLEKLDELIDKVRGGKPHVLLMSRRSRRKLSALARGAGSGLLVTDRNQFGQMVDFYDGIPVAVNDFIPDNKTVGTAHDCSTIYALQFGEGAVMGLTAPGGLTIERVGSLESKDATRIRVKWYVSIAVFNTLKVAKLVGVRP, translated from the coding sequence ATGGCCTTGACCCTGGCGGAAGCCAGTAAACTCTCCAACGATGTGCTCCTGCGGGGGGTCATTGAGACCATCGTGCAGGAGAGCCCCGTTCTGCAGATGCTCCCCTTTATTGAGGTGGTGGGCAACGGCCTTACCTATGTGCAGGAGAACACGCTCCCCTCGGCCCACTTTTACGATGTGGGCGATACCTGGGCCGAATCCACCCCCACTTTCACCCAGGTAACGGCCACTTTGCGCATCCTGGGGGGTGATGCGGATATCGATAACTTCCTGCGCACCACCCGCTCCAATATCCAGGACCTGGAGGCGGCAGTGGTACACCTGAAGGCCAAGGCCCTGCGCATGCAGTTTGAGGATGCCTTCGTCAACGGGGATACGGCCACCAACCCCAAGGCCTTTGACGGCCTGGATAAACTCACCCCCGCCAGCCAGACCGTTAGCATGGGGGCCAACGGGGGGAGCCTGACCCTGGAGAAACTGGATGAACTGATTGATAAGGTGCGCGGGGGCAAGCCCCACGTGCTCCTGATGTCCCGCCGCTCCCGCCGTAAACTCTCCGCCCTGGCGCGGGGTGCTGGATCCGGCCTGTTGGTCACGGATCGCAACCAGTTTGGCCAGATGGTGGACTTCTACGACGGCATCCCCGTGGCGGTGAACGACTTCATCCCCGATAACAAGACGGTGGGCACTGCCCATGATTGCTCCACGATTTACGCCCTCCAGTTTGGGGAGGGGGCGGTGATGGGTCTGACCGCCCCGGGGGGCCTCACCATTGAGCGGGTGGGCTCCCTGGAGAGCAAGGATGCCACCCGTATCCGGGTGAAGTGGTATGTGTCCATCGCCGTGTTCAACACGCTGAAGGTGGCCAAACTGGTGGGTGTGCGGCCCTAG
- a CDS encoding MBL fold metallo-hydrolase codes for MPEVELLLTGFTYNTDQGRLGFSTVVLIRGQRTILVDTGPFGRRDLLINALRQRGLTPEAIQMVVLTHAHWDHTQNVDLFPRATFVIHPAELDYARNPKPTDWATARYFVDTLRGKQIREVTEGEELDPGVRVLETPGHTKGHISLLVETSGGKVAIAGDAIGDAYAALQGKPFLIFWDEQAAMQSVQKIFTHTRTLYPGHDRPFRLHEGKVEYLGGDTGIRIFGNLGWPYGDAQVTLGALVPPRQVLVVR; via the coding sequence GTGCCCGAGGTAGAACTGCTCCTGACGGGGTTCACCTATAACACCGACCAGGGCAGGTTGGGGTTTTCGACGGTGGTGCTCATCCGGGGCCAACGCACCATCTTGGTGGACACCGGCCCCTTCGGCCGACGCGACCTGCTAATCAACGCCTTGCGTCAGCGGGGCCTCACGCCCGAGGCCATTCAGATGGTCGTCCTCACCCATGCCCACTGGGACCACACCCAGAATGTGGACCTCTTCCCCCGCGCCACTTTTGTGATTCATCCCGCCGAACTGGACTACGCCCGCAACCCCAAACCCACCGACTGGGCCACCGCCCGTTACTTCGTGGATACCCTGCGCGGCAAGCAGATTCGGGAGGTAACCGAAGGGGAGGAACTGGATCCCGGCGTGCGGGTGTTGGAGACCCCCGGCCACACCAAAGGGCACATCTCCCTGCTGGTAGAGACCTCGGGGGGAAAGGTGGCCATCGCCGGCGACGCCATCGGCGATGCCTATGCTGCCCTTCAGGGGAAGCCCTTCCTGATCTTTTGGGACGAGCAGGCAGCCATGCAGAGCGTGCAGAAAATTTTCACCCACACCCGCACCCTCTATCCTGGCCACGACCGCCCCTTCCGCCTCCACGAGGGGAAGGTGGAATACCTGGGTGGGGATACGGGCATCCGCATCTTTGGGAACCTGGGCTGGCCCTATGGCGATGCCCAGGTTACCTTGGGCGCCTTGGTGCCCCCCCGGCAGGTGCTGGTGGTCCGCTAG
- a CDS encoding flippase-like domain-containing protein, which produces MSRPSAPVQERPPRIALGAKTLLPTLVSLVLAGVVLGFLVVRFDVDLGATWRLVRSSNPGWYALAFVAYYLSFLPRGLRWRLMAQGAGIGSGPGERLPSALEAGYYILQAWFLNAVGWLRVGDPYRAYAFARSSGSPFARVLGTVAGERVMDLGAMVVLLLVSAGALALLHQGGRLGMWFVAVGAGLTTIGAVVLAAMARWGMRLVARLPSALRGLYEGFHQGALQGVRWRMGAVLGLGVVGWLLEALRLGMVALALGVDLSPWMVLFVALANALLTAIPLSPGGLGFVEAGVVGLLVLTLPTESAVAVAVLDRSVSYLSVVVFGGLAFLVYQVRQGLPPRPSSGPPAPAGGAPRRPR; this is translated from the coding sequence GTGAGCCGGCCCTCGGCCCCCGTCCAGGAACGGCCCCCCCGCATCGCCCTGGGAGCCAAGACCCTTTTGCCAACCCTTGTCTCTTTGGTGCTGGCGGGGGTGGTGCTGGGCTTCCTCGTGGTGCGCTTCGATGTGGACTTGGGGGCCACCTGGCGATTGGTGCGCTCCAGTAACCCCGGCTGGTATGCTCTGGCCTTTGTAGCGTATTACCTCTCCTTCCTGCCCCGGGGTCTGCGGTGGAGGCTGATGGCCCAGGGGGCGGGCATCGGCTCGGGGCCGGGGGAACGCCTCCCCTCGGCGCTGGAGGCGGGGTATTACATTCTGCAGGCCTGGTTCCTCAACGCCGTAGGATGGCTGCGGGTGGGCGACCCCTATCGGGCGTATGCCTTCGCCCGCTCCTCGGGGAGCCCCTTTGCGCGGGTGCTGGGCACCGTGGCTGGGGAGCGGGTGATGGACCTGGGGGCAATGGTCGTGCTGTTGCTAGTGTCGGCGGGGGCGCTGGCCCTTCTGCATCAGGGCGGACGCCTGGGGATGTGGTTTGTGGCCGTGGGAGCAGGCCTGACCACCATCGGGGCGGTGGTGCTGGCAGCCATGGCCCGGTGGGGCATGCGCCTGGTCGCCCGCCTCCCCAGTGCCTTGCGGGGCCTGTATGAAGGGTTCCACCAGGGTGCGCTGCAGGGGGTGCGGTGGCGGATGGGGGCGGTGCTGGGCCTGGGGGTGGTGGGGTGGCTGTTGGAGGCCCTGCGCCTGGGGATGGTCGCCCTCGCCCTGGGGGTGGACCTCTCCCCGTGGATGGTGCTGTTCGTGGCGCTGGCCAACGCTCTGCTTACCGCCATCCCCCTTTCACCGGGCGGATTGGGCTTTGTGGAGGCGGGGGTAGTGGGCCTACTGGTGCTCACCCTGCCCACAGAGTCGGCTGTGGCCGTAGCGGTGTTGGACCGCTCGGTCAGTTACCTGAGTGTAGTGGTGTTCGGGGGGCTGGCGTTCCTGGTCTACCAGGTGCGCCAGGGCCTGCCCCCACGCCCCTCTAGCGGACCACCAGCACCTGCCGGGGGGGCACCAAGGCGCCCAAGGTAA